The Malus domestica chromosome 17, GDT2T_hap1 genome contains the following window.
tggatccaatgCGAGCGAATGgtgcggatgtgaacatacacgtgaaggactagcCCTGGCCTTGGGCGAAGTACTAATATCgaggtgcagcaagatgagcatgtacaaatatgtatgaatgtcatgacaatAATATCctaaccatatagcagcatttatcacaattcaTATCACAATATCGAATACTTGGCAATATAAGCATAAAAGTGAAGTAACTACGCATTTAGGGAAACTATcaatatgtataggtataaaataaactgcccactcacagatacttcgcCGCTGACGAGCCACACAACCTAGCGAAAATGGAAACGCCACTAATAATttcccctaagcacataaaggtacaattaataaaactatattataacaattgaatttgagaAAACAGACATTAAAAACGGATTCAGGACATCGAATTACACTAAGAAATGTCCCACTTAAATTTCCGAAAAGTCAACAAAATGAATATTCCCTGAAGgacagaatattccctaacggaaTATTTCATCTGGGTTAAGGGTTATTTGGTTGGGTTAGATTAATAGGTTGGACTTAAGGGTTCTAAGCCTAAAGGCCTAAACTAAAAGGGTTTAGGGCTTTAGGGATTGGGTTTGGGGTTTAGGCCTTCACAAATAAGGTCCAAGGCCcttaatttaacaaataaaattaaaacaaaagaattaaaagggttatgggtttgggtttggaGTCATGGGCCAAAGGCCTTCTTCCACTTGATCCCTAGGGCCTGGGTTTGAAAGGGTAGGGCTTAAAAGCCTGGCCCGAGTCGACCAAATGGGTCGCCGGACCCAAAGGAAGAGGAAGGCTGGAATTCAGCCCGAAAACTACACAACTTTTAAACGTTCACAACTTCCTCattactcaacgaaatcaagtgaaacataaacaaaagttgtagttctcgaagagaggaagagattgataccttgcacgccggccaactcaTCGTGGTTTGGTTGGAAATTGGCTCGAAAGGCACGGGTCAAACTTGAACTTCTCGAAACCGAGTTGTTTCACGTCAAAACTTCCTCAAACCTTGACTAGGgaccctaaggagttgtgtAGAGGCTTTCCCAAGTCCTAAAACATCGTGACTCGGTTGAAAACACATCGAACTCAACTCGTCCAAATTCGGACCTTCCGAGTTGGCGAGTCAAAACTCGTCCATTCTTAGTTTGGTTGGTATGGTTGTGTTCGTGGAGGTAAGGTGAACACAATGGTAAGGTTTTTAAGCTCGAATAGTGAAGATTTGGGGTTGGTCTTCCTTGTTGTAGAGAAAAGAGagtttcgagagggagagagaaataaggaagagagagagtgagcatttttcgataccaaattaggttgcctatTGTTTAGCTTAGCCGAACTTCCCATTccccttaatgtaaaatatatctCGTGGAGAAGCTGCTTTTGCTTTTATAATACTTAAATTGCCATTCTCTCATTAggcatttcaaaaaaaaaaaaaaaaagttttaaaaaacCTCACATAGTGGGATGGTGAGTAGTTAATAAGttcattattttcaaaatatattttaataaaaaaattgtcacaCGTGTTGCAAGAGGCAAGTTATTATTAAAAGTGACACGAATTTCATTTAAAACCATAAAATGGCAAATAGTACAGGCCATAAAGGTCAAGAGTTATCATCCTCAAGCAGATCGTAGATTACAATTGGAGGTTCCCTTAACCAAGTACAGTCAATGCCACAGAATGGCCTAGCGAGTCAGTAGCTTCAGTAATCGATTTCAACAAAGCCTTAGCATCCTCTAGGGTCCTCGGAGGGGGGGGATGTTATTTGTAATGAAGGGAACTTTAGGTCATCTTCAACCGAAgagtccagagggccagagggtcgaaaatagcccgaaaaccttctccaaccgagggctaggctagAAGGCTATGGAATCTGAGAAGGCTCCACGAAATCGGATAGGGCTGGCTGAGCCAGCCAGCCATCTAGGGGCTAGCCACAAAACCGCTTAATAACCGACAAGAATTCTTAAAAAGaattttgaatccaacggcgcgccagttaccgttggattcaaaaaaaaaaattttaattctcaaaaattctattttttttttcctataaatacctaaaattctatttaaaaaatctatccttcaattttttcaataattttcaaatggcctcgtctgcaatgaaaggtagaGCTTGGACCCAAAAAGAAGATGAATctctttgcaaggcttatagatAGGTGTtagaagatagtgtgaggggaaattgtcaaacaaataacggtgtttggactcgtgtgtccaaaaaatacttagagttctatGAAGGCACAACTCCAGTGAATATTCGaaaccacgagagttgttcttcaagatggaagaaacatcttcagcCAAGTTTGAACAAATAGCATCAAGCATTGTTAGCAACCACAAGTAGACAAGAAAGCGGCGCTAATTACTATGacgaagtaagtgttttcacaatttattttaaatatttaattatattacatttaatttcataaattaatttcctttaatttttttctaggtacaccaagcggaggaattgtatatggagagCAGCTCAAAACCTTTTCAGTTTCACAGTTGTtcggaaatttgtaaagggtgggtgttatttgaagatccaccacAGAGAGCTCCTACGCCGGTGTTCGAAACTACATCCTAAACTGCagatatgaatgaagatggatctccaaccattcaacaaacaagggtagaaaatctGTTTTCGGGTGAAGGTTCCATATCTAGGgctatgggacgaaacaaggcgtgaaggttgaaggaaaagggcaaggcaaaTGATGATTACGCCGCTCAACATGAAGTAGTGGCCTCATTGCGATTATTGGCGGAgcaaaatacccttgaggcggaagaaaggaaatgtaggcatgaagaacgggccaaacaaatacaagaagagattgATGATAAGAATATGAAAATGAACATTTCGAATTAtactccaatgagtaaggcctattttgataggaaaaaagaaaaagaaattatgaGCCGACGGCAGTTGTTTACCTCTGACTATACTCCTACGAtggcggatgatgaagatgatgttgattatagatattaaatttaagttattgtagtttttaaatttaagttaatgttgttttcaaatttaatttgtagtttttaaatttaatttgtcatttttaaattgtagttgtagtttttaaatataagttgtagtttttaaatttaagttgttgtagtttttaaatttaaataataaattatgtttggccctataacCCTCGATttgagacggttttttgtgacagggctaaaacgagctctctggctctttggccctcggttggaaacGGAGACAAATATGgacatgtactgttcattaaaatattaatatcttggaggatcTTGGAagaccagagggctaaaacgagccatttggccagccatcggttggagatggccttaaatCGGGACTAATTAAtctggtttttggtttttcagATTTTGAAATGCAGGTAGGTTATTGGCAGCCtaatgtggagcaaaaaataatacaGAAAATCTTGGAACTGACATTTGAATTTCTACCCACAAGTAACGAGAATACCTTCATTAAATTAACGAGGCCCACATCCATTTCACGCGCAATTCAACTCTTAAAGACCCAAGCTGCTGAGTATGACGTCTCCAAGCTCTCATACTCGTGGCAAGGAGAAAAGTTAAAGGTGTTAAATATAGGATTAATACTCAAACCCTATCTTTAATGCTTTTCTTATTGAAAGACCAACTCAATCAAGCAAGGAATCACAGTCAAATTCAATCAAGAATTCAACGAGATAATTCCAAGTTATTagtaatttaattaatatttttgtgATTATTTCTCAAGTATCTTTAAGATATCCCAACATCTTAAGGATACTTTCCTACTACATCTAACAGATGACACACTTTGACCAACTAGATGTCGAGACATCACATGTCAATCCCTACACATGTAGCTGGctatcttatatatatatatatatatctcattcTTCACCAAATTCCAGTAAACTTTTGTTATGCAATTAAGCCCTAAACTCCTTATTTTcaaagaaactaacttaggtaTCAAAAATCCATTAGCCAAAAATTCTTACTCTGTGGGGGCGTAGCTTTGGTCTTTGATCAAAAgtgtttaattgttttgtagttACTCAAATTTTTGCTACCACATCTATCACTTCagatattattattctatacaTCTTAAGATTAGTACAATCCAAACTAATATAATCTTGTAGACTCCAAACTAATATAATCTTGTAGGTTGTAGCAATCAATCTCAGATGAATGAGGTAGACTTTCTACTCGTTTTCATTTGGAATTAATAGTATAATTAACTGCATGTTCGGATGTTCCACATTCAATTGAAGTGTCGTTATCATGACTGATGGGAGacaataaaacaaaatacaattgaTTGAAAACGAAAGTAAACTTGGATGGTATGGAACTGATTGCGGCAAGATTGAAGAGCTATTAAATAACACAATTATTCCTTCAAGTAAGTTTGAGGGAGACGCGAAACGCGAGTTAGACCAattgttggatttatccaatataaatcaacctttaagtggtctactacatgtaataggaatgtaatattggagaataatgttaattgtgatttgatctcttaaagatatcaatcctatataaggtgtcttatattgaaaatatgattgatggaatccttaattgaatatgattatgatacttgATTTAGAGGTTAATAAAGTAAGTTTAGGTTTCCTTTGTGGATGGAAACTCTAGCTTTTAGCCTATATAAAAACACCGGTCCCTATAAGCCCTAGAGCACACAACATAATGCTTCCCATAGAGTAGTTGTATTCGGCTAGAAGTTTATAGAAgatcttggtgttgccgtgcccTACTGTTTTCATGTTCGACTTCCATGGCCGCCGTTGGAATCAGATCAGTCACTCCTTcgattgtgttttaattgtataacctaATAAGGCTAACACTAATTAGTCAACTTAACCTGCTCTCTTGCATTCGAGTTTGAATCCCCTCCCCTGCATTCGAGTTTGAATCCCTTCCCCGTACATTATAATTTACAGTAGAGTAAAACAGCGAAAGGTTTCAAGCCAAACATTCTATTCAGATATTCAAGGGAAAATTCATTTCACTTggaaaaatggaaaaatattAGTCTACAATTTCTGGAACTCTGTCCTTCAGATAAAATAAGGAGTACGAGCATTCTTGTTTTACGATGCAAAATGGTCTAAAGCTAGCAAACATTTTCTCacaatttttcttctctttctatATACCATGTAAAGTTATTCTATATACCTAGCTTGTGGCACAAGCATTGAATATAATTAGTATAAATTTGGATTACCATCTGACGCCGGGGGAGCATTGCAAAATCAACCAGCCGAAAGCGAACGGGGCCGCCGGTCAGTGCTCGGGCTAGCTTCGTCCTTACTATCACTAGTCTTTCGCTTAAGCATGTGCTTGATCTCAGTTTCTTTCCTATCTACAAAATCAATAAGATCCTTGAAACTAGTTGACCGGAGTGAGCGTCTAGATCTCGTGTTTGGAGGTCCAATCTCCTCAACGTCCGCTTCCACAGGCTCTGGGGTAAATCTGCGGtattgaagaaggattctgcAGAAGAAAACCGTAAGAGCAAGGAAGCATGCAATGCCGCAGATAAGAAACAGGCCCCAAAAGCTTGTTAGAGATAGCCGGTCGTCTTCATCGTCATTGAGTTGAATAGAGCACTCGTTATGCGTAAGCCACTTATTATGTATCTTTTGGAGATCACCATTCTctgaaagttgaagaattgcGGTCGACAAGTCGACAGCAAGAGGAGAATCCCTTTGGAAGGCCTGAGACAAGGAAACTAAATATGAGAATAAAACAATATAGTGGCCGTCTTGTGAATTCCTAACTGAATTTGTAACGATAACgttatttgttcttgtttaaGGCATCCATAAGAAAGATAATCAAGGCAGTGTAGTTTAAGATCAGCATTTCATGGTCAGGATTTTTATTTCTCAAGCTAAATGTATTAATATTTAATACTTACGAATCCCCATCCGCTTTTGGTAAACTCCTGCCCTACAGTCCTGAATGCGCATTTGGTGCTGGACATAAACAACTCAATGTAAGGAAGCTCATCAACGATGGCAGCTACCCCACCACGTCTTGGTCCATCCGTAAGGGCTTTAATATAGGCTTCCATGTCTTTCAACTTAACGAGTCTAGATTCTGCTATGTTTAGCTCATCAACCAAATACTTCCAAATGAAGGACCCGTCTTGAACTCCGATTGGATCATTACTTGATACCAAGCTATTAATCCCTTCAATCCGTGATGTCAGCTGCTGCACCGTGAGAATTGAAGTCAAACTAGCCGTGTAGCTGGAATTGATAATTAACACTACAAACAACCATATAACCAGCACCAGCCGTCCCAGGGTGCTCACAGTGTTCTCTCCTGCACCAAGTGCAAGTCACAAAGGATGTTAGAAGTTAATCTTACATGTTGAATTCATGAGATAAAAGGAAGATTAAGCATGAAGTACGTACTATGTGAGAAAAACATTGTGGAGAAACTAAACCTGCAAAGCAAAAGCGGTATCAGTAAAAGTACTCGTATAGGCACTCACCAACGGCCATAATGATGTAAGACATACCAAAAAATGGTTATGAGCTGTTGCCTTGGTGGACCACGGAACTCGTGATTCATCCGGTGCTCAAGAATCCAAACAACAGCTCCCACAAAAAGGAAGAAGGCGCCGGTGACCATCCACATCTGATATGTAAATGGCTTGAGGAAAGCCCAAGGTTTTGATTTTGCCTGTTTGACAGGAACAACTACAACAAGTCCCGATTCCATGTAAGGCTGTGTAAAATCAACAATTCTTGTCCTATTAGTAGTAATTGTAACATCTCCAACAGCTGCATCAAagttctgaagaaaaaaaaggaaaggagcAAATCAAAGTTCTGATTAGACAAACCATATATATAGGTGATTCTGTTCACCTCTGATCAAAATGCTAAAATTTAAACCTAGATACTCACATTTTGCGCAACCTGGAATACAAGATCGCTGTACTCAGGATTCCTCTTACCATTTCCATACAACACATACGTCCTTGGCACAGCATATGGCAACAAGTTTACAGCAGCTTCAAAGACATCAATACAGTATCCTCTGACACCTGGAGGGCTGTTGTCTTTAGCCACAAAATCTTGGTAACTTACCCGATAAGGCACTGCAATTCGAAGTGGCCTGCCATTGTTGGGAAATACCCATCCACGAGGTGTAGCTGTAACTTCACCAGGCCATATAACGCTATAAAGTTGAGCAGTGTTATTCTTATTGAATGGCTTCTTATATAAGATCTCAGGAGCAATGACTGAGAGACCAGTAGAATTTGACCAATAGCCAATTCTACGGGAACCAGTTCCTCCAATATTCAGAATGTCGTATGCTGGACGAACTAGATATTTTTCCTGATCAAACTCAATCTGACCACTTATACCTGTGAAGTTCGTCTTAAGAATCGTCTGTAGATATTTTTGGCCTCCATCAAAAATACGGAGTGATGTTAAGTGCAGTGTGCTTCTATTTGTGTCTTTCAACCTTGGGTCATCAGAGAAAGATACATTCCCACCTTCGTTGAAAAAATCATCAAGCGCACGGGCAGCTAACCAAACAGAGTCATATGCATAGAGCGCATAAGAATTGAAGCTTGGACTACCTTCATGTTTCAGCTTGCTCCATCTAGACATAAAGCGCTTTTTGAGATCGGTATCTGGGGTATGATGACGAAGAGCAACAACCCCTTGCAAGAGATTCATTGTGTCCGGGCCAGGGGGATTTAGAGAATCTAAATGAGAAGGAAGCCAATCGGTTGCAATCCAAACATAGCCACCGGTCATCATTCCAAGTGCCTTGGCAAGGGAAAAAATTGTTAAACCAGAGTCAGGATTAACATGAACAATATAAACGCGAGATTCCATGAGGTTCACTCCCACCAACAATTCATTGATATCACTTTTGGGGGCTCCAGGAGAGAAGGCAGCCTTGTATGAGATCTTGGAACGCTTCTTCGCCAAGGCATCGCCTAGTATAGAAATCCCATTCCTGCCATAATCATCGTCTACAAAGATTGCAATTACTTCTCTCCATCCAAAATACTCAACTAAATCAGCAACTGCATACATTTGGAAATAGTCACTCTGTGTGGTTCGGACAAAATATGGGTACTGGAGAGCAGCAAGCGAGGGGTCTGTTGCTCCAAATGATAGAAGTGGTACATGGAGCTCATTAACAACATGGGATATGACATGAGCTATTCCGGAGGATTGTGGGCCAATTGCAGCAACCACATCGTTTTCAATCAGCTGCAGAGCTGCAACGAAAAAGACATCActctagtttttagttttaagacGGAATTCCACACCATGAACCCGCTGATTATCAAAGTCCTACTCGATATATTTAGTTTCAGTCTGCACAAGGACATAGTAATGCCAATAAAATTCGAACTATAGCGCTCAACCAGGAAGAATCATACAAAACGAACCATTTACAGATCATAATGCAAATGCGTAAAAACAAGGACTAGTATTTGAAGACCCTGATCATCTAGCATTCTAAGCAATAATGGCACAGACTACAGAACAAGAGCTTTGAgcgggaaaaaaaaatcagaacacCACTAAGGAACAAAATGTGCAAACAAGAACTAAGAGACTCGAGATACCCTATCAACATTACAAGCTACAGCAACTCTGATGAAACTTATGGAAGTAGGCTTTTCGATTTTTTAAAAGACACCAATACCAGAATTCTGAACTTTCAAAAGGCAACAAAACAGAAATACTCAACATTATGATAGCAACtaatttgataaatgaaatcaGTAGCAGCTTGCTCTGAAAGCTGGTTTGTTATTTAGTAGCAGCTTGTTTTTCTACTCCCCAATATTAAAGGAAACAGCAACTTAGTAGACTATAAAAGAAGCAGGTTGTAGTTCCATACGTGCTCTAGAATTGAGTTTCAGGAATACCTTCAACAGTTCCAAGAAATCCGCTGCAATTCGTATCATGGAAAATAACGTTCAATTTAGTCCCGTGAAGAACACTCTGATCAGAATTGACATCCTCGATTGCAGCTAAAATCGCTGGCTTGGCCGCCTTCCCAATAACTGAATTGAAAGTAAACAGCGCCCCAATATTCAGAGTACTCGGCCTTGCAGACGAACGGGTGGCATTTTCAGTCCCAGCCATCACTTCCATGGATACCCACATGCAAAAGACCAATGCCAGCAGTGTTCTTGTCTTGCATACATGGCTAGGCCTCCAGTTCATCAGCAAGATCTCCATGCCTACAGAAATCTCTGCAACAAGCCGGTCGAAAACTTGTCAAGTCTTCAGGTTGGACTAGGCATTTAATCAAACATAACAAAGACCTGTAAAGAAGCAGATTGAAGATTAACATCACGGGTTCCAAGATTCTCAGAAGATAATccagattaaaaaaatttaccttGAACATCAAGATTCTGCAGCAAAAACCCAA
Protein-coding sequences here:
- the LOC103417115 gene encoding glutamate receptor 3.4-like, which produces MEILLMNWRPSHVCKTRTLLALVFCMWVSMEVMAGTENATRSSARPSTLNIGALFTFNSVIGKAAKPAILAAIEDVNSDQSVLHGTKLNVIFHDTNCSGFLGTVEALQLIENDVVAAIGPQSSGIAHVISHVVNELHVPLLSFGATDPSLAALQYPYFVRTTQSDYFQMYAVADLVEYFGWREVIAIFVDDDYGRNGISILGDALAKKRSKISYKAAFSPGAPKSDINELLVGVNLMESRVYIVHVNPDSGLTIFSLAKALGMMTGGYVWIATDWLPSHLDSLNPPGPDTMNLLQGVVALRHHTPDTDLKKRFMSRWSKLKHEGSPSFNSYALYAYDSVWLAARALDDFFNEGGNVSFSDDPRLKDTNRSTLHLTSLRIFDGGQKYLQTILKTNFTGISGQIEFDQEKYLVRPAYDILNIGGTGSRRIGYWSNSTGLSVIAPEILYKKPFNKNNTAQLYSVIWPGEVTATPRGWVFPNNGRPLRIAVPYRVSYQDFVAKDNSPPGVRGYCIDVFEAAVNLLPYAVPRTYVLYGNGKRNPEYSDLVFQVAQNNFDAAVGDVTITTNRTRIVDFTQPYMESGLVVVVPVKQAKSKPWAFLKPFTYQMWMVTGAFFLFVGAVVWILEHRMNHEFRGPPRQQLITIFWFSFSTMFFSHRENTVSTLGRLVLVIWLFVVLIINSSYTASLTSILTVQQLTSRIEGINSLVSSNDPIGVQDGSFIWKYLVDELNIAESRLVKLKDMEAYIKALTDGPRRGGVAAIVDELPYIELFMSSTKCAFRTVGQEFTKSGWGFAFQRDSPLAVDLSTAILQLSENGDLQKIHNKWLTHNECSIQLNDDEDDRLSLTSFWGLFLICGIACFLALTVFFCRILLQYRRFTPEPVEADVEEIGPPNTRSRRSLRSTSFKDLIDFVDRKETEIKHMLKRKTSDSKDEASPSTDRRPRSLSAG